The following nucleotide sequence is from Solidesulfovibrio carbinolicus.
GCGAAATAGCCCTCCGGGGCCGGCCCGGGCCGCCCGACCCGTGGCCGCCTTTCCGGGCCGTGGACCGCCGCCATGTATCTTTCCCGCAAGCCCATCAAGCACTACGGCATCTTGTTCAAGCTGCTGGTGGTTTTCATCGGCATCATGGTGGTGGCCTATTTCACCATCTCCACGCTGCTCATCTATATCAAGGATTCCGTCAACATCTCCCGTGACATCGTCAAGGTCCGCATCGAGGTGCTCACCATTTCCCAGCGCCTGGTGGACAGCCTGCTCGTCATGGAGGAGAACCAGAAGAAATACGAGATTATCCATTCCGAGGAATACAAGAAAAACTTCATGACGGCGCTCAATGAATACAAGAACGCCATCTGGAGCATCTTGTGGTTCCGGTACGAGGGTTTTTCCGCCTGGGAAGAGCTGCACGCCGAGTTTCGCAAGGCCTTTCCCGATTTGGCCCAGGGCCGGGAGCTGACCAAGGAACCCTGGATCGACCAGGATACGCTCAATCAATGGATGCGCATCGTGGTCAGCGCCCGCCAGGACAACGAACGGGTGCTGGAATCCGGGATGCGCGAATTGTTCCGCATCAGCGAAGCGGCCGTGTCGCGCGGCCTGTCCGGGCTGACCATCTCCATCGGCGTGGGGCTTCTGGGCGTGCTCTATCTGACCTATTCCTTGAGCCGGCCGTTGCGCGAACTGCGCCGGGGCATCCGGGCCTACACCCGCGACGGCCGCCTGGAGCCCATTCGCGTGCTTTCCAAGGATGAGCTTGGCGAACTGGGCGCGGCCTTTAACGACATGACCGTGCGCCTCAAGGAAGAGGAGCGGATGCGGGCGGATTTCATCGACATGGTCAGCCACGAGATCCGCACGCCCCTGACCTCGATCCGCGAGTCCGTCAACCTCATGCGCGAGCGGGTGCTGGGCGACGTCAACGAGCGCCAGAAGCGCTTCCTCGACATCGCCAGCGATGAACTCCAGCGCATTTCCGCCATGCTCACCAGCCTGCTCAAGGTGTCCAGCATGGCGTCCCAGATCGTGGACCTCGCGCCGGTGACGTTTAATCCCGAGGAACTCCTGCGCGAGACCCTGGAAAAAGCCGGTCCGGGAGCCGAGGCCAAGGACATCGCCCTGACGCCGCGCGTGGCCAAGGACATCGTGTCCGTGGTCGGCGACCGGGAGTTGCTAGGCCAGGCGCTGTACAATCTGGTCGGCAACGCCGTGAAGTTCTCCCCGGCCGGGCGTACCGTGCGGGTGGGGTTGGAGCTGGCCGACGGCGGGCAAAAGGTGCTGGCGAGCATTTCCGACGAAGGCCCGGGCATCCCGGAAGAGGAGCAGGCCTACGTCTTCAACAAGTACTACCGCGGGGCGCGCACCAAGCGCAGCACCGACGGCATCGGTCTGGGGCTGAGCATCGCCAAGACCATCGTCGAAGCCCATGGCGGGAACATCTGGCTGTCGAGCCTGCCCGGCAAGGGATGCACTTTCTACTTTACAATTCCTGTGGATGGGGCAAGAGCGTAGTATGGGCCACTGTGTTTCACGTCGTATCGGATCGGCCGCCGTCTGCGGCCTGTGCCTGCTTCTCGCGTTTGGCGGCCTGGGCTGCGCCCGCCGCGAACCGGTTCCCGTCGCGCAGGCGGCCGCCCCTTCCCCGCCGCCGCCCGCGCCGGCCCGGGAAGTCGTCATCTGCAAGATCGAACGGGAGACCGCCTACGACCGGGGGCTGAAGGCCTACGAGGCCGGCGAATCCAAGCGGGCCATGGCCCTGTGGCGCGAGGCCGCCGGCGACGCCGAACTGGCCGTGCGCCAGAAAGCGCTTTTCGCCATGGCTTCGGTGAAGCTCTCACAGGCCGGCAGCGACGCCGAACTTGCCGCCGCCCTGGAGATGTTCGACGCCTGGTCCAAGAAATCCCCGCCCGGCGGTAGTGGCGAGGACGCCCGGTTCCTTGTGCCCCTGCTCAAGGCCTACAAGCCGGCCTTTACCCTCAAGGAGCAAAAGGCGGCCATGGACCGCGACTGCGCCAAAAAGCTCGCCGAACGCGAGGAGCAGGTGCGAAAAAGCCTCCAGCAGCAGGTCAAGGCCCTGGAGACCATCCACCAGCAGATCCAGGAAAAGAAAAAGGGCCTGAGCAACTATTAAGACCGGCGCGCCACGCCGCCAAGGCCGTCCCGAAGCACATGAGCATAGGCCCCCAGCAGACCCGAAAGACCATCCTGGTCGTGGACGACGATCCGCACATCCTCGAAGTCCTTGAGGTGCGGCTCGTTTCCGCCGGCTATGACGTGGTCCCCGCCGCCAACGGCCTGGAAGCCCTGGAGGTGCTGTCGCGCCAGCCCGTGCGCCTGGTCATCTCGGACATGCGCATGCCCGGCATGGACGGGATGCGAATGCTTGAGGAAATGGAACGTCGGGGCATCAAGCTCCCCATCATCTTCTTGACCGCCCACGGCTCCATTCCCGGCGCGGTGGAAGCCATCAAGCATGGGGCCGTGGACTACCTGACCAAACCCTTCGACGGCCAGGAGCTTTTGGCCCGGGTCACCGACGTCTTCGCCAAGGCGGCCGGGCTTGACGCGGCCAAGACCATCAAGGCCGGCGACGGCGGCCAGCTCGGCGAAACCGGGCTGGTCGGCCAAAGCCAGGCCATGCGCGACCTGGCCGCGCTCATTGAACGCGTGGCCCCTCGCGACGTCAATGTCTTGGTCCTTGGCGAATCCGGCACCGGCAAGGAACTGGTCGCCAATCTCATCCATCGCCGCAGCGCCCGCAAAAACGGCCCCATTGTCACCGTGGACTGCGGCTCCACTCCGGCCGGCCTGCTCGAATCCGAACTCTTCGGCCACGTCAAGGGGTCGTTTACCCACGCCGTCAAGGACAAAAAGGGCCTCATCGAACAGGCCAACCAGGGCACGCTCTTTCTTGACGAAATCGGCAACATCTCCACCGAAATGCAGGTGCGCCTGCTGCGGTTTCTCGAAAACCACAAGATCCGCCGCATCGGCGACGTGCGCGAAATCCAGGTCGATTGCCGGGTCATCGCCGCCACCAACGCCGACATCTTCGAACAGGTGGCCGAGGGCGTCTTCCGCGAGGATCTGCTCTATCGCCTCAAGGTCGTGACCATAAACGTGCCGCCGCTGCGCGAACGCCGCGAGGACATCCCCATTCTGGCCGAGCATTTCGCCCGCCAGTTCTGCGCCGCCCAGGGCATGCCGCCGGTGACCATCCCCACCGAGACCATGGCCTACCTCACCGCCTATCCCTGGCCGGGCAACGTCCGCCAACTGCGAAACGCCCTGGAAGCCGGGGTGGTGCTCGGTTCCGACGGCGTGCTGGCCCCCCAGGATCTCCAGCTTCCCCTGGCCGGCAAGGGGCCCGACCGCTCGCCCGACAACCTGTCCCTGGACCAGAGCGAAAAAGCCGCCATCGTGCGCGCCCTGGAACAGGCCGGCTGGGTCCAGAAGGAAGCCGCGCCGCTTCTCGGCGTCAGCCGCCGGGCGCTCAATTACAAGATCCAGAAGTACGGCATCGAGATTCCCAAGCGCCGGGTGAAGAAATAGGGAAGAAGGGTAGATGCTCCGGCGGCCGGGGGCCTGAGGCCCCCGGACCCCCCAAATGGGAAAAGGGGGAGGTTGGAGACGGCGGGGGAGGCTTGTGAGCCGCCTTCGACTTCCCATCGTCCGTATTTTCACCCCTGTCTGCCATGTCGTCTTTACGTTCGTCCGCGTACCCGAAAAATCACGCTTTTGTCGCCGTCCGTTCTTGCCCCCGCCTTGGCAAGGGGTGCGGTTTCTGTCACAACGACGAAACGATCCCCAAAGGATCGGCCGGCCGCGCCATGCGGCCGGCGTGTCGCGGGATCACGGACTATAAGCCGGCCCTGGCCGGAATCGGGTGGCGCATGTCGCAGGCGGAAGGCGCGTCTTCAAACCAGACCGGCAAGTCGGCCAGGATCGCCAGGCAAGTGGTCCTGCCCTTTGGCAAGTCGCTGGAAATCAGCATCAAGAGCATCAAGGTCCGGTTTTTTCGGTCCATGATCACCGTGGCCAGCCTGGTGCTGGCCGTGGCCTTCCTGAGTTTCATCCTGACCGGGGCCGACGTGGCCGCCGGTCTTTTGCGCTCCGGCGAACCCCGACTACGCCTGGCCCTGGTCGAGGCCGGCTACGACCTGCCGAGCCTGCCGCCGCCCGGCGTCGCGGCCCAGGACGAAGCGGGCAAGCTTTCCGCCAGTCCCAAGGAACGCTGGATCGTGATCCTGTCGCTTCTGGTCTGTACCGTGGGCATCGTCAACGCCCAACTCATGGCCGTCACCGAGCGTTTCCGCGAGATCGGCACCATGAAGTGCCTGGGCGCGCTGGACCGTTTCATTTTGCGGCTGTTTTTGCTCGAAGCCGGGATGCAGGGCCTTGTCGGCGCGTTCATCGGGGCCATCCTGGGCGTTGTGGTCGGGCTGCTGGTCGGACTCGTGCGGTTCGGACTGGCCGCCGCCGCCCATCTGTCGCCCCTGGACCTGCTGGCGACCCTGGGGATTTCCGTGGCTGTGGGCGCGGGCCTAAGCCTTCTTGGCGTGGTCTATCCGGCGGCCGTGGCCGCCCGGATGCGCCCCATCGAGGCCATGCGCGCCCAGGAATGATGTCGCCGCGCGGCGAAACCAGCCGCGCGGACGTTTGAGGAAGCGGGGGAGTATGGCCGAAGCGCACAACATCGTCCGGGTGGCCGGCGTCGCCCGAACCTTCACCATGGGAACTCAGGTGGTCCAGGCCCTACGCGGCGTGGACCTCACCATAAAAGCCGGCGAGTATCTCTCCATCATGGGCCCGTCCGGGTCGGGCAAGTCCACGCTTTTTAACATGATCGGCGGCCTGGACAAACCCTCTTCCGGCAAGGTCTTCATCGACGAGGTGGACATCGCCCAGCTCGACGCCTACGAACTGGCCTGGCTGCGAAACCGCAAGATCGGCTACATTTTCCAGACGTTCAATCTCATCCAGGTCATGACCGCCCTGGAAAACGTCACCTTGCCCATGACCTTTGCCGGCGCTTCCCAGGACGAGGCCACGGAAAAGGGGCTGGAGCTTTTGGGACTGGTCGGGCTGCGCGAACGCCACGCCCACCGGCCCCAGGAACTCTCCGGCGGCCAGCAGCAGCGCGTGGCCATTGCCCGCTCCCTGGCCAACACCCCGGCCATCATCCTGGCCGACGAACCCACCGGCAACCTCGACCTCACCACCGGCGAGGAAATCATCACACTCCTTAAACGCCTCAGTTCCGAACGCGGCGTCACGGTCATCTCCGCCACCCACGACTACAAAATGCTCAACGTCTCCGACCGCGTGGTCTGGATTCGCGACGGCCGCATCGACAAGATCGAGGAACGCTCCGAACTCGACATCACCGTGGGCGGCATCGGCGCCCGGGAGGCCTAGCCCTCCATGGCGACTTCCCGTTTCTTTTCGGGCGCGTCGGTTCGTCCCTGGGCCTGGCTGTGGCTGCTGGCGGCTGTGTTCCTGCTTGCCGCTGGTCCGGCCGAGGCCAAGCGCGCCAAGAAGGCCGCCCCGGACGCCAAGGGCGCGGCCATGGCCGAAGCCTGGCTGGCCGCCGAGGCGGCCGAGTTGGACCGGGTCGTCATCGCGTCCCTGGCCGGCCTTGGCGACCGGTCCCTGGGCACGCCCGGCGGGCGGCTGGCCGCCGACGCCGTGGAAGCCTTTTTCAAGGGGCTGGAGGCCGGCGAGACAGGGCGGCTGTCCTACCGCGCCCCGGCCATGCTCCATGGCCCGGCCAGTCTGGCCGTGGACGGCGGGGGACGGGCCGACGTTTCGCCCCTGGCCCTTAATGCCTTCACCCCCGGTTCCGTGCCGCCGGACGGCCTCACCGGGCCGGTGGTCTACGCCGGGGCCGGCGGCTACCGCGATTTTGACGGCACGGTCCCCAAGGACGCCATCGTGCTCATGGATCTGGACAGCGGCCGCAACTGGCAGGCTGCTGCCCAGCTCG
It contains:
- a CDS encoding sensor histidine kinase — encoded protein: MYLSRKPIKHYGILFKLLVVFIGIMVVAYFTISTLLIYIKDSVNISRDIVKVRIEVLTISQRLVDSLLVMEENQKKYEIIHSEEYKKNFMTALNEYKNAIWSILWFRYEGFSAWEELHAEFRKAFPDLAQGRELTKEPWIDQDTLNQWMRIVVSARQDNERVLESGMRELFRISEAAVSRGLSGLTISIGVGLLGVLYLTYSLSRPLRELRRGIRAYTRDGRLEPIRVLSKDELGELGAAFNDMTVRLKEEERMRADFIDMVSHEIRTPLTSIRESVNLMRERVLGDVNERQKRFLDIASDELQRISAMLTSLLKVSSMASQIVDLAPVTFNPEELLRETLEKAGPGAEAKDIALTPRVAKDIVSVVGDRELLGQALYNLVGNAVKFSPAGRTVRVGLELADGGQKVLASISDEGPGIPEEEQAYVFNKYYRGARTKRSTDGIGLGLSIAKTIVEAHGGNIWLSSLPGKGCTFYFTIPVDGARA
- a CDS encoding sigma-54-dependent transcriptional regulator, with the translated sequence MSIGPQQTRKTILVVDDDPHILEVLEVRLVSAGYDVVPAANGLEALEVLSRQPVRLVISDMRMPGMDGMRMLEEMERRGIKLPIIFLTAHGSIPGAVEAIKHGAVDYLTKPFDGQELLARVTDVFAKAAGLDAAKTIKAGDGGQLGETGLVGQSQAMRDLAALIERVAPRDVNVLVLGESGTGKELVANLIHRRSARKNGPIVTVDCGSTPAGLLESELFGHVKGSFTHAVKDKKGLIEQANQGTLFLDEIGNISTEMQVRLLRFLENHKIRRIGDVREIQVDCRVIAATNADIFEQVAEGVFREDLLYRLKVVTINVPPLRERREDIPILAEHFARQFCAAQGMPPVTIPTETMAYLTAYPWPGNVRQLRNALEAGVVLGSDGVLAPQDLQLPLAGKGPDRSPDNLSLDQSEKAAIVRALEQAGWVQKEAAPLLGVSRRALNYKIQKYGIEIPKRRVKK
- a CDS encoding ABC transporter permease, translated to MSQAEGASSNQTGKSARIARQVVLPFGKSLEISIKSIKVRFFRSMITVASLVLAVAFLSFILTGADVAAGLLRSGEPRLRLALVEAGYDLPSLPPPGVAAQDEAGKLSASPKERWIVILSLLVCTVGIVNAQLMAVTERFREIGTMKCLGALDRFILRLFLLEAGMQGLVGAFIGAILGVVVGLLVGLVRFGLAAAAHLSPLDLLATLGISVAVGAGLSLLGVVYPAAVAARMRPIEAMRAQE
- a CDS encoding ABC transporter ATP-binding protein, encoding MAEAHNIVRVAGVARTFTMGTQVVQALRGVDLTIKAGEYLSIMGPSGSGKSTLFNMIGGLDKPSSGKVFIDEVDIAQLDAYELAWLRNRKIGYIFQTFNLIQVMTALENVTLPMTFAGASQDEATEKGLELLGLVGLRERHAHRPQELSGGQQQRVAIARSLANTPAIILADEPTGNLDLTTGEEIITLLKRLSSERGVTVISATHDYKMLNVSDRVVWIRDGRIDKIEERSELDITVGGIGAREA